TTCATCGGCGTGGTGACTGTAatccccatgttacagatgagcaaactgaggttcagagacgtGAAGGGTCATACCGTTAGCAAGGTGGAGAGCCCAGGTCCTAACCTTGGGGTTATGCTCTTATTTGATGTGTCCCCCCCTTCCTTAATTTCAAAATCAAACCAATTTCAGTCCCCAGAACTTGAGATCCTCCTaagagtgtattttattttattttattttatttttttaaggttatttattttgagagagagagagtgtgcatgcatgggagagggggcagagagagggagagagaatcccaagcaggcaccaggctccatgcGGAACCTGacacactcatgaactgtgggatcacagcctgagccgaaatcaagagttggatgctcaaccgactgagccactccgacGCCCCGAGAATGTATTATAAAGGGTAAAACTCAAGAGGGTGATAGTTCAgggatcatttatttttctgttttcagtgatTGGAGTTTGCTTTATTTCATGCTGGTGCattgaaatgcttattttatcttttgttcttttgggtctttttaaaaaaaatttttattcccatgcttatttttttagtgaAACCTGATTTTGGGTTCCTATTATTTGAAAATTGTATTAGTGCAGCTGGATTATGGATGCCTGACCAGTTTTGATGTGGAATCATTGCACCTTATTTAAAatagggcaggggcacctgggtggctcagtcagttaagcatctgactttcgctcaggtcatgatctcacgggtttgtgggttccagccccgagtcaggctctttgctgacagctcagagcctggagcctgctttggattctgtgtcttcctttctctctgtcccttccttgctcttgctctgtctctctctgtctctcaataataagtaaacattaaaaaaagtaaaaaaaaatagggcagttattatacattttaatgcttatttgtgaggctttgttttaaattgtaaaaatatagaGTTCATGGTTAACATCTGTATTAATGGATATATTGAATTCATAAAATACTAAATAGAGGTGAATACATAGTTTCCAAGGATAACTAAAAAAatatcattgtgtgtgtgtgtatatatatatNNNNNNNNNNNNNNNNNNNNNNNNNNNNNNNNNNNNNNNNNNNNNNNNNNNNNNNNNNNNNNNNNNNNNNNNNNNNNNNNNNNNNNNNNNNNNNNNNNNNatagtctcttgatttgtttgttcattttagccactctgaccggtgtgaggtggtatctcagtgtggttttgatttgtacttccctgatgatgagtgacgctgagcatcatttcttgtgcttgttggcatctggatgtcctctttggagaagtgtctattcaggtcttttgcccatttcttcactggatcattcatttttcatgtatggagtttagtgagctccttgtatattttggatactagtcttttatctgatatgccatttgccactatcttttcccattctgtcagttgcctgttagttacaatgaagtactacatggcaatgaggaagaatgaaatctggccatttgtagcaaagtggatggacctcaagggtgtcatgctaaatgaagtaagtcaggcagagaaggatagataccatatgtttgcactcaggtctaacaggagagacctggcaggcaaccatggggagaggaagggggaaagagctggggagagtgagggacacagatcatgggagactattgaatactgaaaacgaaccgtggactgaaggggaagggggagtgggggaggggggatggtcatggtggggggcacttgtggggagaagcactgggtgttatatggaaaccaatttgataataaactatttaaaaaaaacaaaaaaatcattatgttgaaaaggaaagattttagtTTTCCATTAGACTTGAATAATTTTCTCTCAAACACGTTAATTTAGTTGATAGGATTTAGAACTCATTGTGGAAACCTTCATTTGTCATTTAGATTGTATCCAGCTAAGATATCCTTCTTTAAACAGCATGAGTTTGTCAACTAGAATCATAGTAAAAAATACTACCTAGGATTTCAGATTGGGTGTGACGTATATTCCCTGCTTGCTTTTGCCTAGGTGAACCCCCAGAAGTACATGAAGAAAGTAAGTCAGGATGTGGGCTGCCTGCAGGTCTTGGAACCAGCGGTTTGAAGAAAAGCAGTTGGGGGCTCCTACTTCCCGGGATTGTTGGTGGGACCCTGGTGGCCGTGTACGCCGTGGCCACCCCGTTTCTAACACCAGCCCTCCGAAAAATTTGTTTGCCGTTCGTACCCGCAACCGCAAAGCAGATTGAAAACGTTGTGAAAATGTTACATTGCCGGAGAGGATCCCTGGTCGACATTGGCAGCGGCGACGGACGTGTTGTGAGTTCTGCCGGGGCGTTTTAAGGTTCCCAACCGGAAGTTCTAAAATTTCTGCTTCACGTTTCTTGTGAGGCATATGCAAAGCCCTGTTAAACCCGGCAGTTTAGTGAAGTCgtcatttattttgtgtgtgtttaacgATCAGACCTTCCAGCATGATTTGGAATTTCTTTGTCTCTGATTTAGTTTTCCGAAAGGAAAAAGTAGACTCTAGATCCGCCAGGTAAAAAGAGCAATTAATTGGTAATTATGGAATCGTCCAATAAAAAAACATGGGACAGTAGAGGTGGCATAATTAGAGGAAACCTCCCGGGTCATGGAGGTTAACGCGGGAGTCGGTCTCATTTATCAGTATTCTGACGTGCGTGGTAGCTCTTACAGGCTAACGTAGTTAAAATGGGAAAGAGCCAGTGCCATTAACCCTCATTATCCGGAGATCGGAGTTTTAGTGAGCTCAGCCCACTGACTCCAGCTGAGAACCTCTAAATAAAGATTCAGGGCCGCTGACTGCCCCGCGGGTTTCCTGGAGCGCGTCCCTCCCTGGGCCTGGTGGCACCGTCCTTAGGTCTCCATCCCACGAGGAGCCAGAAAGGGAGGGTAGCAGTAGCCAAGGCCCGCGTGCCAGAAACATCTATGTGGAGCCCAGAAGGGGCGTGACACCTTTCACCGCCCTTGCAGCATGGACCTTGCGATTTCCTCCTAGCGACTTGAGTAGCCGGGAAGAGGTTAGAAGGTGACTCATTTTGAAGAGATCAAGAGatgtgtacatttattttgtttgagagagagagtgtgagtgggggagaggagcaaagggagagagagggagagagagagaatctttaaatttaaaattttttttaatgtttgttgatttttgagagagagagagagaaagaaaggtgaagcatgagcagaggaagggcaaagagtgggaaacacagagtctgaagcagactccaggctccacaaactgtcagcactgagccagatgcggggcttcgAACTCACTCACCGAGaatttgtgacctgagccgaagtcggatgctcaactgactgagccacccaggt
This region of Suricata suricatta isolate VVHF042 chromosome 6, meerkat_22Aug2017_6uvM2_HiC, whole genome shotgun sequence genomic DNA includes:
- the ATPSCKMT gene encoding ATP synthase subunit C lysine N-methyltransferase isoform X4, with the protein product MEGGGGEPPEVHEESKSGCGLPAGLGTSGLKKSSWGLLLPGIVGGTLVAVYAVATPFLTPALRKICLPFVPATAKQIENVVKMLHCRRGSLVDIGSGDGRVGVTLQLTRGITVGGRLLQARREWARQMSRGPGPCCPPLQRPVAFYG
- the ATPSCKMT gene encoding ATP synthase subunit C lysine N-methyltransferase isoform X5, with product MEGGGGEPPEVHEESKSGCGLPAGLGTSGLKKSSWGLLLPGIVGGTLVAVYAVATPFLTPALRKICLPFVPATAKQIENVVKMLHCRRGSLVDIGSGDGRVVIAAAKEGFTAVGYELNPWLVWYSRYRARREGYFFSVHKRRCFRCASDDAALGGET
- the ATPSCKMT gene encoding ATP synthase subunit C lysine N-methyltransferase isoform X3 — its product is MEGGGGEPPEVHEESKSGCGLPAGLGTSGLKKSSWGLLLPGIVGGTLVAVYAVATPFLTPALRKICLPFVPATAKQIENVVKMLHCRRGSLVDIGSGDGRVMPHLEEKLELELKDDARVIACRFPFPRWTPDRVTGEGADTVWAYDLSTLRGRRP